A region of Desulfovibrio sp. UIB00 DNA encodes the following proteins:
- a CDS encoding glycosyltransferase, with amino-acid sequence MTIPQRILFFMEDLCYGGTQRQTLELARRLDRTRFTPVMLTLTGPTDLDEAARDAGIELHHMGHDRKVPPLFFAALYSKLRRLQPDVIVPCTALPNIWGRIWGRLGWLGEKKAPRIVGTCRGGGGPKRQHERWLWRLTDHMICNSEALHEILLYFGLPQSRLSYIPNGVDTEFFAPSGAAPSARAPEIVCVARLAGDKDHLTLLRAFEIVLQRHPSARLRIVGDGPEEANLHQWAKDHAAGSNVDFIPGGLDMRGHYAAGRIFALSSVREGQPNVILEAMACGLPVCATSVGGIPRLVENGQNGLLSHAGDVAALAENCCRLLEDGALCDAMGQAGRLRVERDFSFTAMVEAHQAVFAGLRRN; translated from the coding sequence ATGACCATCCCACAGCGCATCCTCTTCTTTATGGAGGATCTTTGTTATGGCGGAACGCAACGCCAGACCCTTGAACTGGCCCGCCGCCTGGACCGCACACGTTTTACGCCGGTCATGCTTACGCTCACTGGCCCCACTGACCTGGATGAAGCCGCGCGGGATGCGGGCATAGAGCTGCACCACATGGGGCATGACCGCAAGGTACCGCCCCTGTTTTTTGCCGCCCTGTATTCAAAGCTGCGCAGGTTGCAGCCAGATGTCATCGTGCCTTGCACGGCCCTACCCAATATCTGGGGGCGCATCTGGGGGCGGCTGGGCTGGCTTGGCGAAAAAAAAGCCCCGCGTATTGTGGGAACCTGCCGTGGCGGCGGCGGCCCCAAGCGGCAGCATGAACGCTGGCTTTGGCGGCTTACGGATCATATGATCTGCAATTCCGAAGCACTGCATGAAATTTTGTTGTATTTCGGCTTGCCGCAATCCCGTTTGAGTTACATCCCCAACGGGGTGGATACGGAATTTTTTGCGCCGTCCGGGGCTGCGCCCTCGGCTCGTGCCCCCGAGATCGTCTGCGTGGCGCGCCTTGCGGGCGACAAGGATCACCTGACCCTCTTGCGCGCCTTTGAGATTGTGCTGCAACGCCACCCCTCGGCGCGTTTGCGCATTGTGGGGGATGGCCCGGAAGAAGCCAATCTGCACCAGTGGGCCAAGGATCATGCCGCCGGAAGCAACGTGGACTTTATCCCCGGTGGGCTTGATATGCGCGGGCACTATGCAGCTGGACGTATCTTCGCACTTTCATCCGTGCGCGAAGGCCAGCCCAATGTGATCCTTGAGGCCATGGCCTGCGGCCTGCCTGTGTGTGCTACATCTGTTGGCGGCATTCCCCGGCTGGTGGAAAACGGCCAGAATGGCCTGCTTTCGCATGCTGGCGATGTGGCGGCCCTGGCGGAGAACTGCTGCCGTCTGCTTGAAGACGGCGCGTTGTGCGATGCCATGGGGCAGGCCGGGCGTTTGCGCGTGGAGCGGGATTTTTCCTTCACTGCCATGGTGGAGGCGCATCAGGCCGTTTTTGCCGGCTTGCGCCGCAACTGA